The genomic DNA AACACCTTAATCCCTGCTTCATTTCTGACATCATCTATCCAGGCATAACCAAGAGCCCCGGCGGTTTTCATAATAGCCTGAATCATCTCAGAAGATGTCCCTTTGGCTGCGGGCGGCATAATGCCCTCCTGGAAAAACTTCTTTATCCAGTATGCCTTATACCCATCAATAGTACTCCCCATCACCCTTTCTATAAACATTTTCCTGATTGCCTCATCTCTTTGCTCCATGGGTCTAATCTTAATATTCCCGTCTATTGTCTTTTCACCCAAATATATATCCTTCACAACAGAGACAGAGATTGAATTCATTGGATATTCTCTGTTTGCTATAACGGCGAGTTCCCGAGCAAAGACATCTGCACAGAGAATAACTGACAAAATCAATGCGGTTGATCCGGCAACAAATATGAATTTTGCATCTTTCATCTAAACACCAGGTTCGCTAAAAGGCAATGGCCCACTGTAACGCAAATTCATTCCAGTCTTTGTTATCCCTTTTAACAGCCCTAACCTCTCCTTTTAAAGAACTCATGTAGGAAATATTATACCTGACCCCGAGCGTGGTTTTGGTAACATCCTTAGTATTAAGTGTCTGAAAATATGGATCACTTTCATTTATTAACATTTTATCATATAAAATATACGGAACCCATTTTTCTGTAAGATTATATGTGATCAACCCAAAATACGCGCTACTGTTGTAGTTCTTATCTGATTCTGCTCGGTTGCCAATGTTAAAATACTCTCCCGCCAAATTGACATTACCCGGAGAATATGTAAAGGCAGCTACATATATTTCCTGATTGACATCAGCCATTAAGGGGGGCGTTGCAGTATCATCTTTCACTCTGGAAAAATGGCCTGACACGCCAACCTTGAGGTCCTCTATCATAACCGGACATATGGCAGCATTAAAACTGACGGCCTTCCCAATATTATTATCAGAGGTATTATTAGGATTAAGCACCTTATTACTGCCTGACAATACAATCTTTGGCCCGTTGGCAACCTGGATACCATATTCCAGCAACCCGGCTGAAGTCCTTGAACGTCCGGTAACCCAGGCTCCAACTGAGTGAGCAGGAAAGATGCCCCCTTCGAACTCGAACCTGAGCGCCTCCGGCCTCAGGATTGTGGGCTGGAGTTGTTTCCCATGGTGGTACGATGTATTCCAGAAACCGAGTGGTGTATGGAACCTGCCAACCCGTAATTTCAGTTGATCACTGAAAACATAGCCCAGGTAAAGCCTCTCTGCATTTATACTACCTGTGGTAGTCACTATCAACTCCGAAAGGAGCTCCACTTCATCCAGTGATTCTGCAAAATAAAGATCAACTGCGCCAAAAGCAAAACTGCCGTTTCTGTACCTGTCGCTGTCTGCATCCTTTGTACTCTTGGTTAAAGAGGTATCGGCAAACCCCTTAAACTCAAAGGCATGGCTGACGGAAAAAGCCTGTGCGGAAATAGTGATAACCATAATGAATGCCTGCAAAACTCGCCTCATATCTTCTCCGTTCTCTCTTTGGCATACTGCATCAATTAATTCCCTACCTCTATCTTTAATAATACCTTTACCCCTGAGTCCTTCTTAACATCATCAATCCAGATATAGCCGACAGCCCCTTTGGTCTGACTGATCACAGTAAGCACCTCAGAGGGTGTCCCTTTTACTGCAGGCGGCATCACACCTTCCTGAAAAAATTTCTTTATCCAGTAAGCCTTATATCCGTCCATTGAACTACCCAGAACCCTTTCTATAAACCTGGACTTTATCTCCTCATCCCTCTGCTCCATGGGTTTTATTTTTATTCCCCTTTCCGATGTCTTTTCGCCAAGGTAAATATCTTTTACAGTAGTGGCAGAGATTGAATCAGATGGGTAATCTTTATTGGCTATGATAGCAAGTTCCCTCGCGTAGGCACTTGCATAGATCGTCCCTGACAACAGCAATATAATAAGTCCGGACAAAAGACCAAATTTAACATTAGTCATTTATACCCTCCTGTTTGCAAACCGTATATCTAAGCCATCAACCAGGATCAGCTAAAATGCAAGGGCCCACTGCAGTGCAACTTCGTCCCAGTCTTTTCCACCCTCATCAATGATATTTCTGTATTCCCCCTTCAAGGAGCTCCTGTAGCTAATGTTATAGCGCAGCCCCAGGGTCATTTCTTTATTATCTATGCCTGCCTGTAATACACTCATATAGGGATCATCGTCTCCAACTGAAAGCTTTTCATACATTAAGTAAGGCTCCCACTTCTCTTTTATCGAATATTTTATCAATCCGTAATAGGCCGTGTTCGTAAAATCACCCGCCGATTTACTTTTATCTTCAATCCTGAAGTACTCTGCAGCCATACCAAGGGGGCCTTTTGTATAGACTGCGGACAGGGCATATATTGTCTGGTCAACGTCTATAGTAACAGGATCATCATTACTGGTTACCTCAGCAATATGTCCGGAGACACCAAGCTTCAGCCCTGCTATCACAGACGGCGATATGGAAACATTAAAGGCCGCCGACTTGCCAATGTTATTGTCAGAAGTATTGTTTGGGGTAAGCACAGCTTTGCCCAGGTCAATCATGGGTCCGTTGCCCAGCATAGCAGAATAGTCTACAGCACCTGCCCTCGTATTCACACGGCCCAGCAGATTCACGCCTACAACGTGAGTGGGAAGGATGCCTCCGGCATCGTCGAATGTCAGAAACTTCGGCCTTTCAATCGTTGGCTGAAGCTGGACACCATGATGATAGGCAGTATTCCAGAAACCAAGAGGAGTATGAAACCTGCCCATACGAAGCTTTGCTGCATCATTAAAGGTATATCCAATCGTAAGCCGCTCAATATCCAGTTCATCACCTTCTTCAATTAATGTCTCAATCAATATTTCCACATCTTCCACAACCTCCGCTACATACAGATCAAGGGAACCAAAGGCAAAATCCCCGTTTCTATGCGCATCAGCATCTTTGGTGCTCTTTGTGAAGGAAACATCGGCAAACCCTTTAAATTCAAAGGCATAAACACAGGGAAGACCAGCAACAAATATCAGTGCCAGCAATGAGACAATTTGTGCAATCATTTTCATGCGCTTTCCTCCTCAATTATTTCTAACACAACTAAAATATCAAATTCAACAAAAATCATTCAACACAATAACCCGATTTAATGAAAAAAATCAATAAATTAGAATATGTCATGACACTACGTCAATTAAGCACATTATTGACCAGCTATGCTGCAGCAAGCAGCTCTATTGTGGACTCACAAAAACGATTCTAAGGTATCCGGTTCAGTGAGGGGTGGAGAACACGCAAAGTCTTTACAAATGTAGACAGTGACTTTTCCAGTCTCCTGACGCTTGCCTCTTGAAAATTGAGGTGCGCATTCTTCCCCCTGATTTGTCTCATCAATAAGAAAAATTACCATTTCAGGGGCATACGACTCTCTTATTTTACTCAACATCATCTTTGCTCTTTCGCTGTCTCTGTTTCCAATGACAGTAACCTCTGTAACACAAGCAAGATTAAACATGGCAGACGAAAGTATTGAGGCATACTTAAAGGGAGACGATAAAGCTTCATTGTAATACAGCCTTATCGTCTCCTCAGCCAATGCCTTGTACCTTATGTTATCCCTGTATAGAGAAAGCCTCAGCAGATTCATGGCAGCAATTCCATTTCCGGAAGGTATTGACTGATCAGTGCCTGTCTTAAGCCTGTAAAACAGTCTGTCAGGATCAGCTGCTGCACTGAAAAAACCACCACCGTCATGATCCATGAAGATATTAATCATCGAATCTGTCATTTCTTCCGCCAATTGGAGATATTTTCGATCAAAAGTCACCTCAAACATATCAATGAGAGCTGACGCAAGGAATGCATAATCATCCAGGTTTCCGCTGATCTTTGCCGACCCATCCTTCCAGACATGAAGGAGTCTACCATCCCTTAACCATAAATTGGATATAATAAAATCGGATGATCTTACAGCAACATCAAGATATTGATTGAGACCTGTAGTCCTGTACGCATCAGCAAAGGCAGATATTGCCAGTCCGTTCCAGCTTGTTATCACCTTTGTATCCTGAAATGGCCTCTCCCTCACCCCCCGCTCTGCAAACAGTTTCTCTTTTCCTTTTGCAATTATGCAAAGGAGCTCATTGTCCGGTCTGTCAAATTCATGGGCGAGGGCCTTCAGCCCCCTGTCAACATGCAATACGTTTCCACCCTCAATATTTCCTTCATCTGTAACTCCGAAATATCTAATCACCACATCCGAATCCTCACCAAGGCATGCTGATATCTCATCCTGGGACCAGACATAGAATTTTCCTTCCACCCCTTCACTGTCAGCATCCTCAGACGCAAAGAATCCCCCCTCAGGATGTTTCATATCACGCAGCAGATAATTAAGGGTTTCTTCGGCAATTCGCCTGTAAAATGGATTTTTGGTAATCTTAAAGACATCAAGGTAAATCCTTGAGATTATCGCATTATCATAGAGCATTTTTTCAAAATGAGGTATCTGCCACCTTTCGTCAACAGAGTAACGGTGGAATCCGCCTCCAAGCTGGTCGTATATTCCGCCTTCAGCCATCTGATGAAGTGTCTTCTCTGCAGCCTCAAGTATCATGCTGTCATTATTCCTCCTGTATAGCCTGAGGAGCAATGACAATTGTATTGCAGACGGGAACTTGGGGGCTGAACCAAAACCACCGTGAGAAGGATCATAATCCCTGAGAATAGATGATGCAGCAGACTCCGCCTCAGCAATCTTCAGTCCATCACCCGACGGACTCTTTAAAGTAATCCGTTTTAAGACACCGGTCAAATCCTCAATCGTACTTTCCAGCGCCCATTTTCTGCTTTTGTACGCATCCGAGACTGCGGCAAGGACATCCGGAAAGGCCTGTTGTCCATACCTTTCTTCAGGCGGAAAGTATGTACCTCCAAAAAAGGGCTGCCTCTCCGGTGTAAGAAATACTGTCAAAGGCCAGCCACCCCCTCTGCCGAGGATTTGCATCGCATACTGATATAGCTCATCTATATCCGGGAACTCTTCCCTGTCAACCTTAATATTTACAAATAACCTGTTCATCAGGCCGGCAATTTTTTCATCTTCAAAAGACTCCTTCTCCATAACATGGCACCAGTGGCATGCAGAATATCCTATGCTCAGAAGAACTGGCATATCGTCCGCCCTGGCCTTCTGAAATGCCTCATCCCCCCACGGATACCAGTCTACAGGATTGTGGGCATGCTGAAGGAGATACGGGCTGGTCTCGTTAATCAATCTGTTTGTGTATTTATAATTCACCACAGGATATCCTCATGCATTGAGACCTGAATATTTCTCAATCAATCTTATCAAAAGGGTAAGCAGCAGCGGCCCTAAAAAGATCCCTGCAAATCCAAAGGCAGACATACCTCCTATTATACCGATAAATGACAGGATCACATGAAATCCGAGCCTCTTGCTTATGAAATATGGCCTTAAAAAATTGTCTATCATCCCAACCGCAAGTATTCCCCATATAATCAGGAATATCCCTCTTCCTGTCATGCCGTAGTAAATTAAATAAATGGACGCTGGTCCCCACACAATGACCGTGCCTGCAAAGGGGACAATGGCCGTTATAAACATGATTGCGCCGAAAAGCACCGGCGCCGGAAGACCCGTAACCCAGAAGCCTATTCCACCAAGCAGCCCCTGCAGCATTGCGGTGAAGACTACTCCATAGATCACCGCCCTGATGACTTCCCCTGTCTCTCTGACAAAGATCTCAACATCCGCTGAAGGTACAAGCGGCGAATCCATGAGTTTTTTTATAAAACTCTCTCCGTCCCGGAAAATAAAATACAATATAAGTACGGCAACACTCATCTGAAACAGGATAGAAAGCGCATCACCTGTCGCTGAACTCACATAGCCGGCGATAAACTTGCCTGCATCTCTTGAACCAGATATTATACTTTCTTTCAGGCCTGCATCTTCTACAGGGACAAGTTGCGATATCCTGTCCAAAATAAAAGGGATCTGAGGATAGACCTTCTCATACATATAAGAAACCTGTGTAACAAGAGATGTTATAATGAAGGCAGAAGGTACAAGGAAAAAGAGGAGCACACATGCAACACTAATCAGTGAACTTAGCATCCCCTTTCCTCTGAAGACGAGTCTGAGTTTTCTATTAAGAGGCCAAAAGGTCACTCCGGCTATCACTGCCCAGAGTATGGCCTTATAGAATGGCTTAAATACGAGGTGTGCACCATATAATACAAGGACAGATATAACAACAAGGACTACGGCGGTAACTTTCTTGCGGTCTATCTCCACAGCCAGCCCCCTGGTGACAGGAAACAGGGTATCAGATACAATCCTAAATTTCAAATGAATCATCACAGGCGGCATCTCGGGCGGCTTCCTTGACAACAGATACCTCATGGTTTATTCTACGCGTAAGTGCGGAAAATTTATAACTTTTTAAGTTCAATCAGATTAGCGGTTGCAATCTTTTTTTTGTTGGCTGCAGGTTCAATAGCAGGAACTTTTGTTGATCAGGAAATAAACGACGTCTACCATAGCTGGTGGTTCTCAGGTCTCCTCGTGCTGCTGGCTGTAAACCTTGCCGTTTGCCTTTCAAAGAGGCTGCCTTCCATATGGAGGACATATTCTAATGTTGATTGCGATTTCACCCATAACCTTATACTGAACTTCAGGCATCACACATCATTACATTTCGAAGGAACTGTGCATGAAGCAAACAGACAAGTTGAAGCATCCCTCAGGAAGAGGAAGTATAAAATTTGGTTTGAAAATTACCACGACAAAATCTCCATGTTTGCAACAAAAGGTGCCATAGGCAGACTTGGGCCGGTAATAAGCCATGTCAGCATCTTCCTCATTCTGACAGGGGCTGCATTAAGCAGTGCAACCGGATTCAGGAGTCCCCTCCCTGTCTATAAAGGCATGCCTGTTAATGTGCCCCATGGTAACTTCTCAGTCGTCCTTGACAAGTTCTGGGTAGACTACTATGAAAATGGCAAGATTAAAGATTACTTCAGCACCCTCTCCATCATTGACAACGGAATAACCGTTCTGACCAGAACTGTCCAGGTAAATGAACCTATGCATTACAAAGGCATATGGTTTTATCAGAGCAGTTACGGCAAGACAGAATATCATTCTGATGGCGAGTTTATGCAAATAACCGGCAGGGAAAGCGGCAATGTATTTAATGATGCAGCACTTCTTCAGATAGCGAAAGACCCTGGTGTGAATATTGTGTGGGTGGGGAGCGGCCTTCTGATGGCCGGACTTTTTACATCCTTTTTCATATTCCACAGGAGGCTCTGGGTCAGGATCGAACCTTCTGAAAACAGTTCAGTAATTTATATTGGCGGACTGTCAAATAAGGATATTACAGGATTTGAAAGGGAAATGGACAACCTGATTTGTGATATACTAAGGCATCAACGTACCAGAGGAGGCTGACAATGGATTACTCTCACATATCTGTCTTTGTTGCTTTTTCAGCAGGATTCCTGTCATT from Nitrospirota bacterium includes the following:
- a CDS encoding porin; this translates as MIAQIVSLLALIFVAGLPCVYAFEFKGFADVSFTKSTKDADAHRNGDFAFGSLDLYVAEVVEDVEILIETLIEEGDELDIERLTIGYTFNDAAKLRMGRFHTPLGFWNTAYHHGVQLQPTIERPKFLTFDDAGGILPTHVVGVNLLGRVNTRAGAVDYSAMLGNGPMIDLGKAVLTPNNTSDNNIGKSAAFNVSISPSVIAGLKLGVSGHIAEVTSNDDPVTIDVDQTIYALSAVYTKGPLGMAAEYFRIEDKSKSAGDFTNTAYYGLIKYSIKEKWEPYLMYEKLSVGDDDPYMSVLQAGIDNKEMTLGLRYNISYRSSLKGEYRNIIDEGGKDWDEVALQWALAF
- a CDS encoding thioredoxin domain-containing protein, coding for MVNYKYTNRLINETSPYLLQHAHNPVDWYPWGDEAFQKARADDMPVLLSIGYSACHWCHVMEKESFEDEKIAGLMNRLFVNIKVDREEFPDIDELYQYAMQILGRGGGWPLTVFLTPERQPFFGGTYFPPEERYGQQAFPDVLAAVSDAYKSRKWALESTIEDLTGVLKRITLKSPSGDGLKIAEAESAASSILRDYDPSHGGFGSAPKFPSAIQLSLLLRLYRRNNDSMILEAAEKTLHQMAEGGIYDQLGGGFHRYSVDERWQIPHFEKMLYDNAIISRIYLDVFKITKNPFYRRIAEETLNYLLRDMKHPEGGFFASEDADSEGVEGKFYVWSQDEISACLGEDSDVVIRYFGVTDEGNIEGGNVLHVDRGLKALAHEFDRPDNELLCIIAKGKEKLFAERGVRERPFQDTKVITSWNGLAISAFADAYRTTGLNQYLDVAVRSSDFIISNLWLRDGRLLHVWKDGSAKISGNLDDYAFLASALIDMFEVTFDRKYLQLAEEMTDSMINIFMDHDGGGFFSAAADPDRLFYRLKTGTDQSIPSGNGIAAMNLLRLSLYRDNIRYKALAEETIRLYYNEALSSPFKYASILSSAMFNLACVTEVTVIGNRDSERAKMMLSKIRESYAPEMVIFLIDETNQGEECAPQFSRGKRQETGKVTVYICKDFACSPPLTEPDTLESFL
- a CDS encoding AI-2E family transporter gives rise to the protein MEIDRKKVTAVVLVVISVLVLYGAHLVFKPFYKAILWAVIAGVTFWPLNRKLRLVFRGKGMLSSLISVACVLLFFLVPSAFIITSLVTQVSYMYEKVYPQIPFILDRISQLVPVEDAGLKESIISGSRDAGKFIAGYVSSATGDALSILFQMSVAVLILYFIFRDGESFIKKLMDSPLVPSADVEIFVRETGEVIRAVIYGVVFTAMLQGLLGGIGFWVTGLPAPVLFGAIMFITAIVPFAGTVIVWGPASIYLIYYGMTGRGIFLIIWGILAVGMIDNFLRPYFISKRLGFHVILSFIGIIGGMSAFGFAGIFLGPLLLTLLIRLIEKYSGLNA
- a CDS encoding cytochrome c biogenesis protein ResB, whose translation is MRKIYNFLSSIRLAVAIFFLLAAGSIAGTFVDQEINDVYHSWWFSGLLVLLAVNLAVCLSKRLPSIWRTYSNVDCDFTHNLILNFRHHTSLHFEGTVHEANRQVEASLRKRKYKIWFENYHDKISMFATKGAIGRLGPVISHVSIFLILTGAALSSATGFRSPLPVYKGMPVNVPHGNFSVVLDKFWVDYYENGKIKDYFSTLSIIDNGITVLTRTVQVNEPMHYKGIWFYQSSYGKTEYHSDGEFMQITGRESGNVFNDAALLQIAKDPGVNIVWVGSGLLMAGLFTSFFIFHRRLWVRIEPSENSSVIYIGGLSNKDITGFEREMDNLICDILRHQRTRGG